One region of Malania oleifera isolate guangnan ecotype guangnan chromosome 6, ASM2987363v1, whole genome shotgun sequence genomic DNA includes:
- the LOC131158099 gene encoding CRM-domain containing factor CFM3, chloroplastic/mitochondrial isoform X2 produces the protein MELSTLPLNLLASPPSTSSSSFVNFSSHSLRFLVLQRRTNCSNSFRTLKIKPCRCCHATQVEALQTEPAKVVHEFTRKKRKPRPSFSEQIRDKWSRKIVSPRDKFPWQMEKLQEKVEQEEVECNQSSGVLVFESEGHGNSSSAEPMSFTLANRPVRAPWDHGGKTQKPQFDSEIKIPQNGHEQGRGTGGFLVESDNNDREYDYNDKVKTEIKDDTTPIGLYTSKPRSDFSVVSDVSLADSSGIKRVLDYNDEVKKDIKIGTTPVGFLENKQTSDFGDANGVNLTDIFDRDIGLVDLQLKGTVLESRGEVRGKRSNTKLAESTIPDHELQRLRNVSLRMLERTKVGSAGITQALVDSIHEKWKVDEVVKLKFEGPSAVNMKRIHENLERRTGGLVIWRSGSSVVLYRGMSYELHCVKQYAKQSQAYMDISQPSRDLESDANWRTGVEDFVSAKESPVSAFVGYTKQPPEELVDIVEFNQLLDDLGPRFKDWSGRDPVPIDADLLPYMVPGYKPPFRLLPYRVRHCVGNKQMTRYRRLARRMPPHFALGRNKELQGLAVAMVKLWEKSAIAKIAIKRGVLNTCNERMAEEIKKLTGGTLLSRNKDYIVFYRGNDFLPPAITETLKERQKLTDLLQDEEELARKKASALSESNSKNTKGLLVAGTFAETMAAASRWGNQLSSEEIEKMRRDSSLARHASLVRYMEKKLDLAKRKIRKAEKALAKVQECLEPAELPTDLEMITDEERFLFRKIGLSMKPYLPLGRRGVYDGVVENMHLHWKFREVVKILVKRKNFAQVKHIAISLEAESGGVLVSLDKTIKGYVIIIYRGKNYQRPLALRPKNLLTKRQAFAQSVELQRREALKHHILDLQERIDLLKSDLEEMATVKEIDEKTFYSRMNDASSSDDDTVDDEDEEAYLEICESQ, from the exons ATGGAGCTCTCTACACTCCCCTTGAATCTTCTCGCTTCTCctccttctacttcttcttcttcatttgtcaACTTCTCTTCCCATTCTCTGCGCTTTCTGGTTCTTCAGCGCCGAACCAACTGTTCGAACTCTTTCAGAACTCTCAAAATTAAACCCTGTCGTTGTTGTCACGCGACCCAAGTCGAAGCTCTACAAACCGAACCAGCCAAGGTAGTCCACGAGTTCACAAGGAAGAAGAGAAAGCCCAGACCAAGCTTCTCCGAGCAAATTCGAGACAAATGGTCTCGTAAAATCGTATCTCCGAGAGATAAATTTCCGTGGCAGATGGAAAAACTGCAAGAGAAGGTAGAACAGGAAGAAGTTGAATGCAATCAGTCTTCTGGGGTTCTCGTCTTCGAGTCTGAAGGTCACGGGAACTCGTCATCGGCTGAGCCGATGAGTTTTACCCTTGCGAATCGTCCAGTTAGAGCTCCTTGGGATCATGGAGgtaaaacccaaaaaccccagTTTGATTCTGAAATTAAAATTCCGCAAAATGGCCACGAACAAGGCAGGGGTACTGGTGGTTTTTTGGTGGAATCTGACAACAACGATAGGGAGTATGATTATAATGATAAAGTTAAGACAGAAATTAAAGATGACACAACCCCAATTGGATTATACACAAGCAAGCCGAGGTCAGATTTTAGTGTTGTTAGTGATGTTTCTTTGGCTGATAGTAGCGGCATTAAAAGGGTACTTGATTATAATGATGAAGTTAAGAAAGATATTAAAATTGGTACCACCCCAGTTGGGTTCTTGGAAAACAAGCAGACTTCAGATTTTGGGGATGCTAATGGGGTTAATTTGACTGATATATTTGATCGTGACATTGGTTTGGTTGATCTACAGTTGAAGGGGACAGTTTTGGAGTCAAGGGGAGAGGTTCGGGGGAAGAGGAGCAATACGAAGTTAGCTGAGAGTACAATCCCTGACCACGAACTGCAGAGGCTTAGAAATGTTTCTTTGAGAATGTTAGAGAGAACAAAGGTTGGATCCGCTGGCATTACACAAGCATTGGTGGATTCTATACATGAGAAGTGGAAGGTGGATGAAGTGGTGAAACTGAAATTTGAAGGGCCTTCTGCCGTTAACATGAAAAGGATCCATGAGAATTTAGAG CGCAGAACTGGAGGTTTGGTTATATGGAGATCTGGCAGTTCAGTGGTGCTGTACAGGGGAATGTCCTATGAGCTTCATTGTGTAAAACAATATGCAAAACAAAGTCAAGCTTACATGGATATTTCACAACCTTCAAGAGATTTGGAGAGTGATGCTAATTGGAGGACAGGAGTGGAAGACTTCGTCAGTGCCAAAGAATCACCCGTCTCTGCTTTTGTGGGATATACAAAGCAACCACCTGAAGAACTTGTGGATATAGTTGAGTTCAATCAATTGCTAGATGATTTGGGTCCAAGGTTTAAAGATTGGTCTGGTCGTGACCCAGTGCCTATTGATGCGGATTTGCTTCCTTATATGGTTCCTGGATATAAACCACCATTTAGACTTCTCCCTTACAGGGTGAGACATTGTGTAGGAAACAAGCAGATGACACGCTATCGTAGGCTTGCAAGAAGAATGCCTCCACATTTTGCCCTGG GAAGGAACAAAGAACTCCAAGGTCTGGCTGTGGCTATGGTTAAGTTATGGGAAAAAAGTGCCATTGCGAAGATAGCCATCAAACGCGGTGTGCTGAATACTTGTAATGAGAGGATGGCAGAAGAAATCAAG AAATTGACAGGGGGGACGCTACTCTCTAGAAACAAAGATTATATTGTCTTTTATAGGGGCAATGACTTTTTGCCACCTGCTATTACAGAGACATTGAAAGAGAGGCAGAAACTAACTGATCTCCTACAAGATGAGGAAGAGCTAGCACGGAAGAAGGCCTCAGCTTTGTCTGAATCAAATTCCAAAAACACCAAGGGCCTTTTAGTAGCTGGCACCTTTGCTGAAACTATGGCTGCTGCATCTCGCTGGGGAAACCAGCTGAGCAGCGAAGAAAtagagaaaatgaggagagattCCTCTTTGGCTAGACATGCTTCACTTGTCAGATATATGGAGAAGAAGCTTGATTTA GCAAAGAGGAAGATCAGAAAGGCGGAAAAGGCTTTAGCAAAAGTGCAGGAGTGTCTAGAACCAGCAGAGCTCCCGACAGATCTGGAAATGATTACTGATGAGGAGAGATTTTTATTTCGCAAAATTGGGTTGAGTATGAAACCCTATTTGCCTCTGG GGAGGCGAGGAGTTTATGATGGGGTTGTAGAAAATATGCACCTGCACTGGAAGTTCCGGGAAGTGGTCAAGATACTAGTCAAGAGAAAAAATTTCGCACAAGTTAAGCATATTGCTATTTCTCTTGAGGCAGAGAGTGGTGGAGTGCTAGTTTCTTTAGATAAGACTATCAAAGGTTATGTTATTATTATCTATCGGGGGAAGAATTATCAACGTCCTCTTGCATTGAGGCCTAAGAATCTATTAACAAAAAGACAGGCATTTGCTCAGTCAGTTGAACTCCAGAGACGTGAG GCATTGAAGCATCATATCTTGGACTTGCAGGAAAGAATTGACTTACTGAAGTCTGACCTT GAAGAAATGGCAACTGTCAAAGAGATTGATGAAAAAACCTTTTATTCAAGAATGAATGATGCTTCTTCTTCTGATGATGACACTGTTGAT
- the LOC131158099 gene encoding CRM-domain containing factor CFM3, chloroplastic/mitochondrial isoform X1, translating into MELSTLPLNLLASPPSTSSSSFVNFSSHSLRFLVLQRRTNCSNSFRTLKIKPCRCCHATQVEALQTEPAKVVHEFTRKKRKPRPSFSEQIRDKWSRKIVSPRDKFPWQMEKLQEKVEQEEVECNQSSGVLVFESEGHGNSSSAEPMSFTLANRPVRAPWDHGGKTQKPQFDSEIKIPQNGHEQGRGTGGFLVESDNNDREYDYNDKVKTEIKDDTTPIGLYTSKPRSDFSVVSDVSLADSSGIKRVLDYNDEVKKDIKIGTTPVGFLENKQTSDFGDANGVNLTDIFDRDIGLVDLQLKGTVLESRGEVRGKRSNTKLAESTIPDHELQRLRNVSLRMLERTKVGSAGITQALVDSIHEKWKVDEVVKLKFEGPSAVNMKRIHENLERRTGGLVIWRSGSSVVLYRGMSYELHCVKQYAKQSQAYMDISQPSRDLESDANWRTGVEDFVSAKESPVSAFVGYTKQPPEELVDIVEFNQLLDDLGPRFKDWSGRDPVPIDADLLPYMVPGYKPPFRLLPYRVRHCVGNKQMTRYRRLARRMPPHFALGRNKELQGLAVAMVKLWEKSAIAKIAIKRGVLNTCNERMAEEIKKLTGGTLLSRNKDYIVFYRGNDFLPPAITETLKERQKLTDLLQDEEELARKKASALSESNSKNTKGLLVAGTFAETMAAASRWGNQLSSEEIEKMRRDSSLARHASLVRYMEKKLDLAKRKIRKAEKALAKVQECLEPAELPTDLEMITDEERFLFRKIGLSMKPYLPLGRRGVYDGVVENMHLHWKFREVVKILVKRKNFAQVKHIAISLEAESGGVLVSLDKTIKGYVIIIYRGKNYQRPLALRPKNLLTKRQAFAQSVELQRREALKHHILDLQERIDLLKSDLEEMATVKEIDEKTFYSRMNDASSSDDDTVDVGDVLIFLSLSLSLTHTHTHTHTSRDLCYAIYIY; encoded by the exons ATGGAGCTCTCTACACTCCCCTTGAATCTTCTCGCTTCTCctccttctacttcttcttcttcatttgtcaACTTCTCTTCCCATTCTCTGCGCTTTCTGGTTCTTCAGCGCCGAACCAACTGTTCGAACTCTTTCAGAACTCTCAAAATTAAACCCTGTCGTTGTTGTCACGCGACCCAAGTCGAAGCTCTACAAACCGAACCAGCCAAGGTAGTCCACGAGTTCACAAGGAAGAAGAGAAAGCCCAGACCAAGCTTCTCCGAGCAAATTCGAGACAAATGGTCTCGTAAAATCGTATCTCCGAGAGATAAATTTCCGTGGCAGATGGAAAAACTGCAAGAGAAGGTAGAACAGGAAGAAGTTGAATGCAATCAGTCTTCTGGGGTTCTCGTCTTCGAGTCTGAAGGTCACGGGAACTCGTCATCGGCTGAGCCGATGAGTTTTACCCTTGCGAATCGTCCAGTTAGAGCTCCTTGGGATCATGGAGgtaaaacccaaaaaccccagTTTGATTCTGAAATTAAAATTCCGCAAAATGGCCACGAACAAGGCAGGGGTACTGGTGGTTTTTTGGTGGAATCTGACAACAACGATAGGGAGTATGATTATAATGATAAAGTTAAGACAGAAATTAAAGATGACACAACCCCAATTGGATTATACACAAGCAAGCCGAGGTCAGATTTTAGTGTTGTTAGTGATGTTTCTTTGGCTGATAGTAGCGGCATTAAAAGGGTACTTGATTATAATGATGAAGTTAAGAAAGATATTAAAATTGGTACCACCCCAGTTGGGTTCTTGGAAAACAAGCAGACTTCAGATTTTGGGGATGCTAATGGGGTTAATTTGACTGATATATTTGATCGTGACATTGGTTTGGTTGATCTACAGTTGAAGGGGACAGTTTTGGAGTCAAGGGGAGAGGTTCGGGGGAAGAGGAGCAATACGAAGTTAGCTGAGAGTACAATCCCTGACCACGAACTGCAGAGGCTTAGAAATGTTTCTTTGAGAATGTTAGAGAGAACAAAGGTTGGATCCGCTGGCATTACACAAGCATTGGTGGATTCTATACATGAGAAGTGGAAGGTGGATGAAGTGGTGAAACTGAAATTTGAAGGGCCTTCTGCCGTTAACATGAAAAGGATCCATGAGAATTTAGAG CGCAGAACTGGAGGTTTGGTTATATGGAGATCTGGCAGTTCAGTGGTGCTGTACAGGGGAATGTCCTATGAGCTTCATTGTGTAAAACAATATGCAAAACAAAGTCAAGCTTACATGGATATTTCACAACCTTCAAGAGATTTGGAGAGTGATGCTAATTGGAGGACAGGAGTGGAAGACTTCGTCAGTGCCAAAGAATCACCCGTCTCTGCTTTTGTGGGATATACAAAGCAACCACCTGAAGAACTTGTGGATATAGTTGAGTTCAATCAATTGCTAGATGATTTGGGTCCAAGGTTTAAAGATTGGTCTGGTCGTGACCCAGTGCCTATTGATGCGGATTTGCTTCCTTATATGGTTCCTGGATATAAACCACCATTTAGACTTCTCCCTTACAGGGTGAGACATTGTGTAGGAAACAAGCAGATGACACGCTATCGTAGGCTTGCAAGAAGAATGCCTCCACATTTTGCCCTGG GAAGGAACAAAGAACTCCAAGGTCTGGCTGTGGCTATGGTTAAGTTATGGGAAAAAAGTGCCATTGCGAAGATAGCCATCAAACGCGGTGTGCTGAATACTTGTAATGAGAGGATGGCAGAAGAAATCAAG AAATTGACAGGGGGGACGCTACTCTCTAGAAACAAAGATTATATTGTCTTTTATAGGGGCAATGACTTTTTGCCACCTGCTATTACAGAGACATTGAAAGAGAGGCAGAAACTAACTGATCTCCTACAAGATGAGGAAGAGCTAGCACGGAAGAAGGCCTCAGCTTTGTCTGAATCAAATTCCAAAAACACCAAGGGCCTTTTAGTAGCTGGCACCTTTGCTGAAACTATGGCTGCTGCATCTCGCTGGGGAAACCAGCTGAGCAGCGAAGAAAtagagaaaatgaggagagattCCTCTTTGGCTAGACATGCTTCACTTGTCAGATATATGGAGAAGAAGCTTGATTTA GCAAAGAGGAAGATCAGAAAGGCGGAAAAGGCTTTAGCAAAAGTGCAGGAGTGTCTAGAACCAGCAGAGCTCCCGACAGATCTGGAAATGATTACTGATGAGGAGAGATTTTTATTTCGCAAAATTGGGTTGAGTATGAAACCCTATTTGCCTCTGG GGAGGCGAGGAGTTTATGATGGGGTTGTAGAAAATATGCACCTGCACTGGAAGTTCCGGGAAGTGGTCAAGATACTAGTCAAGAGAAAAAATTTCGCACAAGTTAAGCATATTGCTATTTCTCTTGAGGCAGAGAGTGGTGGAGTGCTAGTTTCTTTAGATAAGACTATCAAAGGTTATGTTATTATTATCTATCGGGGGAAGAATTATCAACGTCCTCTTGCATTGAGGCCTAAGAATCTATTAACAAAAAGACAGGCATTTGCTCAGTCAGTTGAACTCCAGAGACGTGAG GCATTGAAGCATCATATCTTGGACTTGCAGGAAAGAATTGACTTACTGAAGTCTGACCTT GAAGAAATGGCAACTGTCAAAGAGATTGATGAAAAAACCTTTTATTCAAGAATGAATGATGCTTCTTCTTCTGATGATGACACTGTTGATGTAGGTGATGTTttaatttttctctctctctctctctctctcacacacacgcacacacacacacacactagtaGAGACTTGTgttatgctatatatatatactag
- the LOC131158099 gene encoding CRM-domain containing factor CFM3, chloroplastic/mitochondrial isoform X3 yields MELSTLPLNLLASPPSTSSSSFVNFSSHSLRFLVLQRRTNCSNSFRTLKIKPCRCCHATQVEALQTEPAKVVHEFTRKKRKPRPSFSEQIRDKWSRKIVSPRDKFPWQMEKLQEKVEQEEVECNQSSGVLVFESEGHGNSSSAEPMSFTLANRPVRAPWDHGGKTQKPQFDSEIKIPQNGHEQGRGTGGFLVESDNNDREYDYNDKVKTEIKDDTTPIGLYTSKPRSDFSVVSDVSLADSSGIKRVLDYNDEVKKDIKIGTTPVGFLENKQTSDFGDANGVNLTDIFDRDIGLVDLQLKGTVLESRGEVRGKRSNTKLAESTIPDHELQRLRNVSLRMLERTKVGSAGITQALVDSIHEKWKVDEVVKLKFEGPSAVNMKRIHENLERRTGGLVIWRSGSSVVLYRGMSYELHCVKQYAKQSQAYMDISQPSRDLESDANWRTGVEDFVSAKESPVSAFVGYTKQPPEELVDIVEFNQLLDDLGPRFKDWSGRDPVPIDADLLPYMVPGYKPPFRLLPYRVRHCVGNKQMTRYRRLARRMPPHFALGRNKELQGLAVAMVKLWEKSAIAKIAIKRGVLNTCNERMAEEIKKLTGGTLLSRNKDYIVFYRGNDFLPPAITETLKERQKLTDLLQDEEELARKKASALSESNSKNTKGLLVAGTFAETMAAASRWGNQLSSEEIEKMRRDSSLARHASLVRYMEKKLDLAKRKIRKAEKALAKVQECLEPAELPTDLEMITDEERFLFRKIGLSMKPYLPLGRRGVYDGVVENMHLHWKFREVVKILVKRKNFAQVKHIAISLEAESGGVLVSLDKTIKGYVIIIYRGKNYQRPLALRPKNLLTKRQAFAQSVELQRREALKHHILDLQERIDLLKSDLEEMATVKEIDEKTFYSRMNDASSSDDDTVDVG; encoded by the exons ATGGAGCTCTCTACACTCCCCTTGAATCTTCTCGCTTCTCctccttctacttcttcttcttcatttgtcaACTTCTCTTCCCATTCTCTGCGCTTTCTGGTTCTTCAGCGCCGAACCAACTGTTCGAACTCTTTCAGAACTCTCAAAATTAAACCCTGTCGTTGTTGTCACGCGACCCAAGTCGAAGCTCTACAAACCGAACCAGCCAAGGTAGTCCACGAGTTCACAAGGAAGAAGAGAAAGCCCAGACCAAGCTTCTCCGAGCAAATTCGAGACAAATGGTCTCGTAAAATCGTATCTCCGAGAGATAAATTTCCGTGGCAGATGGAAAAACTGCAAGAGAAGGTAGAACAGGAAGAAGTTGAATGCAATCAGTCTTCTGGGGTTCTCGTCTTCGAGTCTGAAGGTCACGGGAACTCGTCATCGGCTGAGCCGATGAGTTTTACCCTTGCGAATCGTCCAGTTAGAGCTCCTTGGGATCATGGAGgtaaaacccaaaaaccccagTTTGATTCTGAAATTAAAATTCCGCAAAATGGCCACGAACAAGGCAGGGGTACTGGTGGTTTTTTGGTGGAATCTGACAACAACGATAGGGAGTATGATTATAATGATAAAGTTAAGACAGAAATTAAAGATGACACAACCCCAATTGGATTATACACAAGCAAGCCGAGGTCAGATTTTAGTGTTGTTAGTGATGTTTCTTTGGCTGATAGTAGCGGCATTAAAAGGGTACTTGATTATAATGATGAAGTTAAGAAAGATATTAAAATTGGTACCACCCCAGTTGGGTTCTTGGAAAACAAGCAGACTTCAGATTTTGGGGATGCTAATGGGGTTAATTTGACTGATATATTTGATCGTGACATTGGTTTGGTTGATCTACAGTTGAAGGGGACAGTTTTGGAGTCAAGGGGAGAGGTTCGGGGGAAGAGGAGCAATACGAAGTTAGCTGAGAGTACAATCCCTGACCACGAACTGCAGAGGCTTAGAAATGTTTCTTTGAGAATGTTAGAGAGAACAAAGGTTGGATCCGCTGGCATTACACAAGCATTGGTGGATTCTATACATGAGAAGTGGAAGGTGGATGAAGTGGTGAAACTGAAATTTGAAGGGCCTTCTGCCGTTAACATGAAAAGGATCCATGAGAATTTAGAG CGCAGAACTGGAGGTTTGGTTATATGGAGATCTGGCAGTTCAGTGGTGCTGTACAGGGGAATGTCCTATGAGCTTCATTGTGTAAAACAATATGCAAAACAAAGTCAAGCTTACATGGATATTTCACAACCTTCAAGAGATTTGGAGAGTGATGCTAATTGGAGGACAGGAGTGGAAGACTTCGTCAGTGCCAAAGAATCACCCGTCTCTGCTTTTGTGGGATATACAAAGCAACCACCTGAAGAACTTGTGGATATAGTTGAGTTCAATCAATTGCTAGATGATTTGGGTCCAAGGTTTAAAGATTGGTCTGGTCGTGACCCAGTGCCTATTGATGCGGATTTGCTTCCTTATATGGTTCCTGGATATAAACCACCATTTAGACTTCTCCCTTACAGGGTGAGACATTGTGTAGGAAACAAGCAGATGACACGCTATCGTAGGCTTGCAAGAAGAATGCCTCCACATTTTGCCCTGG GAAGGAACAAAGAACTCCAAGGTCTGGCTGTGGCTATGGTTAAGTTATGGGAAAAAAGTGCCATTGCGAAGATAGCCATCAAACGCGGTGTGCTGAATACTTGTAATGAGAGGATGGCAGAAGAAATCAAG AAATTGACAGGGGGGACGCTACTCTCTAGAAACAAAGATTATATTGTCTTTTATAGGGGCAATGACTTTTTGCCACCTGCTATTACAGAGACATTGAAAGAGAGGCAGAAACTAACTGATCTCCTACAAGATGAGGAAGAGCTAGCACGGAAGAAGGCCTCAGCTTTGTCTGAATCAAATTCCAAAAACACCAAGGGCCTTTTAGTAGCTGGCACCTTTGCTGAAACTATGGCTGCTGCATCTCGCTGGGGAAACCAGCTGAGCAGCGAAGAAAtagagaaaatgaggagagattCCTCTTTGGCTAGACATGCTTCACTTGTCAGATATATGGAGAAGAAGCTTGATTTA GCAAAGAGGAAGATCAGAAAGGCGGAAAAGGCTTTAGCAAAAGTGCAGGAGTGTCTAGAACCAGCAGAGCTCCCGACAGATCTGGAAATGATTACTGATGAGGAGAGATTTTTATTTCGCAAAATTGGGTTGAGTATGAAACCCTATTTGCCTCTGG GGAGGCGAGGAGTTTATGATGGGGTTGTAGAAAATATGCACCTGCACTGGAAGTTCCGGGAAGTGGTCAAGATACTAGTCAAGAGAAAAAATTTCGCACAAGTTAAGCATATTGCTATTTCTCTTGAGGCAGAGAGTGGTGGAGTGCTAGTTTCTTTAGATAAGACTATCAAAGGTTATGTTATTATTATCTATCGGGGGAAGAATTATCAACGTCCTCTTGCATTGAGGCCTAAGAATCTATTAACAAAAAGACAGGCATTTGCTCAGTCAGTTGAACTCCAGAGACGTGAG GCATTGAAGCATCATATCTTGGACTTGCAGGAAAGAATTGACTTACTGAAGTCTGACCTT GAAGAAATGGCAACTGTCAAAGAGATTGATGAAAAAACCTTTTATTCAAGAATGAATGATGCTTCTTCTTCTGATGATGACACTGTTGATGTAG